The Comamonas piscis region GATCTGTAAACGCGGTCCCTGCTGGGCGCGCGTTGTTGTCAGCGCGTGCCCTAGCACCCATCGATTTTCCCTTTCTGACGAATCTATTGTCTACCGAGCCCTGCGCTTACCGGCGCCGGGGGAGGGTAGCGAAAAGAGGACGCTGTTCTTATGAAACACATCATCGCTGTTCTCCTGGAGAACGAACCAGGCGCACTGTCGCGCGTGGTGGGCCTGTTTTCGGCCCGTGGCTACAACATTGAGTCGCTCACCGTGGCGCCGACCGAGGATGCCTCGCTGTCGCGCATGACGATCACTACCACCGGCTCGGACGACGTCATCGAACAGATCACCAAGCACCTCAACCGCCTGATCGAAGTGGTCAAGGTGGTGGACCTGACCGAAGGCGCCTATACCGAGCGTGAGCTGATGATGATCAAGGTGCGGGCGGTCGGCAAGGAGCGCGAAGAGATGAAGCGCATGGCCGATATCTTCCGGGGCCGCATCATTGATGTGACCGAGAAGAGCTACACCATTGAGATGACTGGTGACCAGGCCAAGAACGACGCGTTTTTGAGCGCGATTGACCGCTCGGCCATTCTTGAAACCGTGCGCACCGGTGCCAGCGGCATCGGTCGCGGTGAACGCATCTTGCGCGTGTAATGCGCTGGTGTCACCGGCTGCGACGCCATGCCCGCCAGGCGCTGGGGGTGGTGCTGCTGCTGGTGGGGCTTGTGCTGGTGGAGTCTTCGCTACAGCAAGATGATCCGGAATGCTCCTGGGAACAGGACGGCTGGACCCAGATTCGCCAATGCGATCCACTGCTTTCACAGGCCGATGCCTTTGCTACCCCTGGCTCCCACTTGTGGTTGTCCCTCATAGTAGGATTGGGCGCTTTTGTAGCGGGGGCTTATTTGCTGGCGT contains the following coding sequences:
- the ilvN gene encoding acetolactate synthase small subunit — protein: MKHIIAVLLENEPGALSRVVGLFSARGYNIESLTVAPTEDASLSRMTITTTGSDDVIEQITKHLNRLIEVVKVVDLTEGAYTERELMMIKVRAVGKEREEMKRMADIFRGRIIDVTEKSYTIEMTGDQAKNDAFLSAIDRSAILETVRTGASGIGRGERILRV